Proteins from one Streptomyces roseifaciens genomic window:
- a CDS encoding shikimate dehydrogenase family protein: MSDSAPGPAPGAGGPEISGTTRLFAVIGDPVAQVRAPGLLNPLFRRLGSDAVLVPVHVRPEGLAEVLRGLQRTVNLDGLLITVPHKAACLRFADDVSPAAALSASTNAMRKDADGRWLAENFDGEGFVRGLRAAGYDPRGARVAQAGAGGAGSAIAVALLGAGAHVAVWDRDPARADGLAARLAARWPGRITATKGFMAADIAVNATPMGLRPDDPLPFDPAGLARGTVVADIIMKPRRTALLRAAEECGLPVHYGEPMLTEQLPLYREFFRIGAPGDPTGAS, encoded by the coding sequence ATGAGTGATTCCGCACCGGGGCCCGCCCCGGGCGCAGGCGGCCCGGAGATCTCGGGGACGACACGGCTGTTCGCGGTCATCGGGGACCCCGTGGCACAAGTGCGGGCCCCGGGACTCCTCAACCCCCTCTTCCGGCGGCTCGGCAGCGACGCCGTCCTCGTCCCGGTCCACGTCCGCCCGGAGGGCCTCGCCGAGGTCCTCCGGGGGCTCCAGCGGACCGTGAACCTGGACGGCCTGCTGATCACCGTCCCGCACAAGGCGGCCTGCCTGCGGTTCGCCGACGACGTCAGCCCCGCCGCCGCGCTGAGCGCCTCCACCAACGCGATGCGCAAGGACGCCGACGGGCGCTGGCTTGCGGAGAACTTCGACGGGGAAGGCTTCGTCCGGGGCCTGCGCGCGGCGGGGTACGACCCGCGCGGGGCGCGCGTCGCCCAGGCGGGAGCGGGCGGCGCGGGCAGCGCCATCGCCGTGGCGCTGCTCGGGGCCGGGGCCCATGTCGCCGTCTGGGACCGGGACCCGGCCCGCGCGGACGGCCTCGCCGCCCGGCTCGCCGCACGGTGGCCCGGCCGGATCACCGCCACGAAGGGCTTCATGGCCGCCGACATCGCGGTCAACGCCACCCCGATGGGGCTGCGGCCGGACGACCCGCTGCCGTTCGACCCGGCAGGCCTCGCGCGCGGCACGGTCGTCGCCGACATCATCATGAAGCCGCGCCGCACGGCTCTCCTCCGCGCCGCCGAGGAGTGCGGCCTTCCCGTGCACTACGGCGAGCCGATGCTGACCGAGCAACTCCCTCTCTACCGCGAGTTCTTCCGGATCGGCGCCCCCGGCGACCCCA
- a CDS encoding carbamoyltransferase, producing MTVLGLGGSGHDWSSCATDGRELVAVDEERLVGSKYGLGADLLAGLSRRACLDALATTAEDVGHVVCCELVPRPFYHSFRKRATVINHHLAHAYSAFGASGTTRAAVLVCDNSGSLVTGRKDGPGPREAETISGYTADESGIRLVHRVSGAHLVDAASESAYYQPGETDNSLGHFYRSASLALGLSYTGPKTRYPVSEDGKTMGLAPYGDDRFTDQVAELVTLLPGGGVSISAGKVNHVFERLVASGEFEDRAALAYAAQEVLERALVHCANDLHRRTGLTDLCIAGGVGLNSVANGRILRETPFERVFVVPAAGDNGISLGCAYYGLHQLEGRPLTGLPALRTAYLGPEYPTARADAALAVSGFTVETPDDLPGRVAALLAEGKIIGWFDGRSEFGPRALGHRSILAAPYPASVRDHLNDHVKHREWFRPYAPVVREERARDYFDLDQPSPFMLIVARVTRPDAVPAAAHVDGTARLQTLDAGQNPKVHALLGRFEELTGCGVLLNTSFNVAGRPIVETPEDAVEAFAGMQLDHLVVGDRLATKA from the coding sequence ATGACGGTGCTGGGTCTGGGGGGCTCCGGACACGACTGGTCCTCCTGCGCCACCGACGGCCGGGAACTGGTCGCGGTCGACGAGGAGCGCCTGGTCGGCAGCAAGTACGGGCTCGGCGCGGACCTCCTGGCGGGCCTCAGCCGCCGCGCCTGCCTCGACGCCCTGGCCACCACGGCCGAGGACGTCGGCCACGTGGTCTGCTGCGAACTCGTGCCCCGCCCCTTCTACCACTCGTTCCGCAAGCGCGCGACGGTCATCAACCACCACCTCGCCCACGCCTACAGCGCGTTCGGCGCCTCCGGCACGACCCGGGCCGCCGTCCTGGTCTGCGACAACTCCGGCAGCCTGGTCACCGGACGGAAGGACGGGCCCGGCCCGCGCGAGGCCGAGACCATCAGCGGCTACACCGCCGACGAGTCCGGGATCCGCCTCGTGCACCGGGTCAGCGGGGCCCACCTCGTCGACGCGGCCTCCGAGAGCGCCTACTACCAGCCGGGCGAGACCGACAACTCCCTGGGCCACTTCTACCGCTCGGCCAGCCTCGCCCTCGGCCTGTCCTACACGGGACCGAAGACCCGCTACCCGGTCAGCGAGGACGGCAAGACCATGGGACTCGCCCCGTACGGCGACGACCGCTTCACCGACCAGGTCGCGGAGCTCGTCACCCTGCTCCCCGGCGGCGGCGTGAGCATCTCGGCCGGCAAGGTCAACCACGTCTTCGAACGCCTCGTGGCATCGGGGGAGTTCGAAGACCGCGCGGCACTGGCCTACGCCGCCCAGGAGGTCCTCGAACGCGCCCTCGTGCACTGCGCGAACGACCTGCACCGCCGCACCGGCCTGACCGACCTGTGCATCGCCGGCGGCGTCGGCCTCAACAGCGTTGCCAACGGCCGCATCCTGCGCGAAACCCCCTTCGAACGCGTCTTCGTCGTACCGGCCGCCGGGGACAACGGCATCAGTCTGGGCTGCGCCTACTACGGCCTCCACCAGCTGGAAGGGAGGCCCCTGACCGGCCTCCCGGCGCTCCGGACGGCCTACCTCGGACCCGAATATCCCACCGCCAGGGCCGACGCCGCCCTCGCCGTCTCGGGCTTCACCGTGGAGACCCCCGACGACCTGCCGGGCCGGGTGGCCGCCCTGCTCGCCGAAGGAAAGATCATCGGCTGGTTCGACGGCCGCTCCGAGTTCGGCCCCCGCGCCCTGGGACACCGCAGCATCCTCGCCGCCCCCTACCCCGCCTCGGTCCGCGACCACCTCAACGACCACGTCAAACACCGCGAATGGTTCCGCCCGTACGCCCCCGTCGTCCGCGAGGAGCGCGCCCGCGACTACTTCGACCTGGACCAGCCCTCGCCCTTCATGCTGATCGTCGCCCGCGTCACCCGGCCGGACGCCGTACCGGCGGCCGCACACGTCGACGGCACCGCCCGGCTCCAGACCCTGGACGCCGGGCAGAACCCCAAGGTGCACGCCCTGCTGGGCAGGTTCGAGGAGCTCACCGGCTGCGGCGTGCTGCTCAACACCTCCTTCAACGTCGCCGGCCGCCCCATCGTCGAGACCCCCGAGGACGCCGTCGAAGCCTTCGCCGGCATGCAACTCGACCACCTGGTGGTCGGCGACCGGCTGGCGACCAAGGCCTGA
- a CDS encoding MarR family winged helix-turn-helix transcriptional regulator, which yields MSPDAPPVPGPLTGEQEHTWRNFVHATRLVEDYLDRCLQRQAGVPHLYYGLLFLLSEAPRRRMRMTELARRAKITRPRLSHAVARLEKLGWARREACPGDRRGQEAVLTDSGREMVARATPGHAAAVRTAVFDSLTPEQAGQLNSICRAIEAGLDREGADLPWLR from the coding sequence GTGAGCCCTGACGCGCCGCCCGTGCCGGGCCCGCTCACCGGCGAGCAGGAGCACACCTGGCGGAACTTCGTGCACGCCACCCGGCTGGTGGAGGACTACCTGGACCGCTGCCTGCAACGGCAGGCGGGCGTCCCCCACCTCTACTACGGGCTGCTCTTCCTGCTCTCCGAGGCCCCGCGCCGGCGGATGCGCATGACCGAGCTGGCACGCCGCGCCAAGATCACCCGGCCGCGGCTGTCGCACGCCGTCGCCCGCCTGGAGAAGCTCGGCTGGGCGCGCCGCGAGGCCTGCCCGGGCGACCGGCGGGGCCAGGAGGCCGTCCTGACGGACAGCGGCCGGGAGATGGTCGCGCGGGCGACTCCCGGCCATGCCGCCGCCGTGCGCACGGCGGTCTTCGACAGTCTGACCCCGGAGCAGGCGGGCCAGCTGAACAGCATCTGCCGGGCCATCGAGGCGGGGCTGGACCGCGAGGGGGCCGACCTGCCCTGGCTGCGCTGA
- a CDS encoding FAD-dependent oxidoreductase, translating into MDVPVLVVGGGPTGLATALFLARHGVRCLLVERHTTTSAVPRATHVSRRSMELFREAGLEEEIRRAGFEVVREDDPRARDRPARFLPRVVLGAASLAGLPHADVLETGEEELAVPGPCAPFWCGQDRMEPLLAAAAARNGADVRFGHELTGLRTGPDGAQAVIRAGATGRAYTVDARYVVAADGARGGIPERVGISREGHGTLAHRVSILFRAAPGAWDRTRRFFMCMIRNPGFDGAVMELNTPDHWCAAVDHDPALAEPDGTYAERTCRALVLAAIGDEHADAEIRTVFHWRARHRIAARYRAGPVFLIGDAAHLHPPSGGYGSNVGFQDAHNLAWKLAAVIGGWAGPGLLATYDQERRPVGTATAQQSMLLDGVPPQTLGGATLCEPRTLIMGYRYRSTAVLGAPPGPAFPGTFALRADPGTRLPHLWLRTAAGTEVSTLDLCHGRLTLLAAHPAWARAADRLADAAGLPVRGLHVAPAGGDLDDPSATFTAVCGTGPAGAVLVRPDGMVAWRTTGDVPPGPERAHALLASVAERMLSLPVRDRAHIAYTTTRRTGSDG; encoded by the coding sequence GTGGACGTCCCGGTGCTCGTCGTCGGAGGAGGGCCGACGGGCCTGGCGACGGCGCTCTTCCTCGCCCGCCACGGCGTACGCTGCCTGCTCGTCGAACGGCACACCACCACCTCCGCGGTACCGCGCGCCACCCACGTCAGCCGGCGCTCCATGGAACTGTTCCGCGAGGCCGGCCTGGAGGAGGAGATCCGCCGGGCCGGGTTCGAAGTGGTGCGGGAGGACGACCCTCGGGCCCGGGACCGGCCCGCCCGCTTCCTGCCCAGGGTTGTCCTCGGCGCCGCCTCCCTCGCCGGCCTGCCCCACGCCGACGTGCTGGAGACCGGCGAGGAGGAACTGGCCGTCCCCGGCCCCTGCGCCCCCTTCTGGTGCGGCCAGGACCGCATGGAACCCCTCCTCGCCGCGGCCGCCGCCCGCAACGGCGCCGACGTGCGCTTCGGACACGAGCTCACCGGCCTGCGCACGGGCCCCGACGGCGCGCAGGCCGTCATCCGTGCCGGCGCCACCGGGCGCGCCTACACCGTAGACGCCCGGTACGTCGTCGCCGCCGACGGCGCCCGGGGCGGCATCCCCGAACGCGTCGGCATCTCCCGCGAAGGGCACGGCACCCTCGCCCACCGCGTGAGCATCCTCTTCCGCGCCGCCCCCGGCGCCTGGGACCGGACACGCCGGTTCTTCATGTGCATGATCCGCAACCCGGGGTTCGACGGCGCCGTGATGGAACTCAACACCCCGGACCACTGGTGCGCCGCCGTGGACCACGACCCGGCGCTCGCCGAGCCGGACGGCACCTACGCGGAACGGACCTGCCGCGCACTCGTCCTGGCCGCGATCGGAGACGAACACGCCGACGCGGAGATACGCACCGTCTTCCACTGGCGGGCCCGGCACCGCATCGCGGCCCGCTACCGCGCCGGACCGGTCTTCCTCATCGGGGACGCGGCACACCTCCACCCCCCGTCGGGCGGCTACGGATCCAACGTCGGCTTCCAGGACGCGCACAACCTCGCCTGGAAACTCGCCGCCGTCATCGGAGGGTGGGCGGGCCCCGGACTCCTCGCCACCTACGACCAGGAGCGCAGGCCCGTGGGAACCGCGACGGCACAGCAGTCCATGCTCCTCGACGGCGTACCCCCGCAGACCCTCGGCGGCGCCACCCTCTGCGAGCCCCGGACGCTGATCATGGGATACCGCTACCGCTCCACCGCCGTCCTCGGCGCCCCGCCCGGCCCGGCGTTCCCCGGCACCTTCGCCCTGCGGGCGGACCCCGGCACCCGGCTGCCGCACCTGTGGCTGCGCACCGCCGCAGGCACCGAAGTCTCCACACTGGACCTCTGCCACGGCCGCCTCACCCTCCTCGCGGCCCACCCGGCCTGGGCACGGGCGGCCGACCGCCTCGCCGACGCGGCCGGCCTTCCCGTGCGCGGCCTGCACGTGGCCCCCGCCGGCGGCGACCTCGACGACCCCTCCGCGACCTTCACCGCGGTCTGCGGGACCGGGCCCGCGGGAGCCGTACTCGTCCGGCCGGACGGCATGGTGGCCTGGCGCACGACGGGCGACGTCCCGCCCGGCCCGGAGCGGGCCCACGCGCTCCTCGCCTCCGTCGCGGAACGAATGCTGTCCCTGCCGGTACGGGACCGGGCACACATCGCGTACACCACGACTCGGCGAACCGGGAGCGACGGATGA
- a CDS encoding MFS transporter, with product MSHLTSGLDSPRTGRRSAGPAWVAVLAACVGQFVVILDVSVINVALPSIRSGLGIGEASLQWVVNAYVITFAGFLLLGGRFSDLFGRKKVFLLGLGVFTAASLLGGLAQSPWMLIVARALQGIGAAVLSPATLTILTTTFPEGSGRVRAVAAWTAVGTGGGAAGGLIGGLLTDYLSWRWVLLINVPLGLVVIVASAVWLAENRSGDAAARRLDLPGAVLATLGVGSLAFGISQSETHGWSSARSFVPLLAGVVALLAFIAVERRAREPLTPLGIFRVRTVSVANVITVISGMAFYAMWYFLSLYMQNVLGYSAVETGLALLPHTASIILSAQFAPRIMRLVEGRVLLALAGLLTAAGFFWQSVMGADGTFLGTLLGPGIAFSFGAGLMMTLLAVFATSGVGPSESGLVAGLANTSRTMGGALGLSVLASVAASRTAGAGGGAEALAEGYGRAFLVSGVIIVVSMLAIVFLPKSRQTSQEVS from the coding sequence ATGTCACACTTAACTTCCGGGCTGGACTCCCCCCGGACCGGGCGACGCAGTGCAGGGCCGGCATGGGTGGCCGTACTGGCCGCGTGCGTAGGGCAGTTCGTCGTCATCCTCGACGTGTCGGTGATCAACGTCGCCCTGCCGTCCATCCGTTCGGGCCTCGGCATCGGTGAAGCGAGCTTGCAGTGGGTGGTCAACGCCTACGTCATCACCTTCGCCGGGTTCCTGCTGCTGGGCGGCCGGTTCTCCGATCTCTTCGGCCGCAAGAAGGTGTTCCTCCTCGGGCTGGGGGTGTTCACGGCGGCGAGCCTGCTGGGCGGCCTCGCCCAGTCACCGTGGATGCTCATCGTGGCCCGCGCCCTCCAGGGCATCGGGGCCGCCGTGCTGTCGCCCGCCACCCTGACCATCCTCACGACGACGTTCCCCGAGGGGAGCGGTCGTGTCCGGGCCGTCGCCGCGTGGACGGCGGTGGGCACGGGAGGCGGCGCGGCCGGCGGCCTCATCGGCGGCCTGCTCACCGACTACCTGTCCTGGCGCTGGGTCCTGCTCATCAACGTCCCGCTGGGCCTCGTCGTGATCGTGGCGTCGGCGGTGTGGCTCGCGGAGAACAGGAGCGGTGACGCCGCGGCGCGCCGGCTGGACCTGCCCGGAGCGGTGCTGGCGACGCTGGGCGTGGGAAGCCTGGCCTTCGGCATCTCGCAGAGCGAGACGCACGGCTGGAGTTCGGCGCGGTCGTTCGTGCCCCTGCTCGCCGGTGTCGTCGCGCTCCTGGCCTTTATCGCCGTGGAGCGCCGGGCGCGCGAGCCGCTGACGCCCCTCGGCATCTTCCGCGTACGGACGGTGTCCGTGGCCAACGTCATCACCGTGATCAGCGGCATGGCCTTCTACGCGATGTGGTACTTCCTCTCGCTCTACATGCAGAACGTCCTGGGCTACTCGGCCGTCGAGACCGGCCTCGCCCTGCTGCCGCACACCGCCTCCATCATCCTCTCCGCCCAGTTCGCGCCCCGGATCATGCGCCTGGTCGAGGGGCGCGTCCTGCTCGCGCTCGCCGGCCTGCTGACGGCGGCGGGATTCTTCTGGCAGTCCGTCATGGGGGCCGACGGCACGTTCCTGGGCACCCTGCTGGGGCCCGGCATCGCCTTCTCCTTCGGCGCGGGCCTGATGATGACGCTGCTGGCGGTCTTCGCCACCTCCGGCGTCGGCCCGTCCGAGTCGGGGCTCGTGGCGGGGCTCGCCAACACCTCGCGCACCATGGGCGGCGCGCTGGGGCTGTCCGTCCTCGCCTCGGTCGCGGCGAGCCGCACGGCCGGTGCGGGGGGCGGCGCCGAGGCGCTGGCCGAGGGGTACGGGCGCGCTTTCCTCGTGTCCGGGGTGATCATCGTGGTGAGCATGCTCGCCATCGTGTTCCTGCCCAAGTCCCGGCAGACCTCCCAGGAGGTCTCGTGA
- the cysD gene encoding sulfate adenylyltransferase subunit CysD, translating into MNAHVSADPYVLSHLEVLESEAVHVFREVAGEFERPVLLFSGGKDSIVMLHLALKAFAPAMPPFGLLHVDTGHNFPEVMAYRDRVVAGLGLRLHVASVQEAIDAGRVRERPDGTRNPLQTVPLLEAIGAHRFDAVFGGGRRDEEKARAKERVFSLRDEFGGWDPRRQRPELWQLYNGRHAPGEHVRVFPLSNFTELDVWQYIAREKIELPSIYFAHEREVFARDGMWLAPGGWGGPREGESVVRRQVRYRTVGDMSCTGAVDSTAATVAEVIAEITASRLTERGASRADDRLSEAAMEDRKREGYF; encoded by the coding sequence ATGAATGCGCATGTCTCTGCCGACCCATATGTCTTGTCGCATCTGGAGGTGCTGGAGTCGGAGGCGGTGCACGTCTTCCGTGAGGTGGCGGGGGAGTTCGAGCGGCCGGTGCTGCTGTTCTCCGGCGGCAAGGACTCCATCGTGATGCTGCATCTGGCGCTGAAGGCGTTCGCGCCCGCGATGCCTCCGTTCGGTCTGCTGCATGTGGATACCGGCCATAACTTTCCTGAGGTGATGGCGTACCGGGACCGGGTGGTGGCCGGGCTGGGCTTGCGCCTGCACGTCGCCTCCGTTCAGGAGGCGATCGATGCGGGGCGGGTGCGGGAGCGGCCGGACGGGACGCGTAATCCTTTGCAGACCGTGCCGTTGCTGGAGGCGATCGGGGCGCATCGGTTTGATGCGGTCTTCGGTGGTGGGCGGCGGGATGAGGAGAAGGCGCGGGCCAAGGAGCGGGTGTTCTCGCTGCGGGACGAGTTCGGCGGCTGGGATCCGCGCCGGCAGCGCCCGGAGTTGTGGCAGCTGTACAACGGACGTCACGCCCCGGGCGAGCATGTACGGGTCTTTCCGTTGTCGAATTTCACTGAGCTGGATGTGTGGCAGTACATCGCGCGGGAGAAGATCGAGCTGCCCTCGATCTACTTCGCGCACGAGCGGGAGGTTTTCGCCCGGGACGGGATGTGGCTGGCTCCCGGCGGCTGGGGCGGCCCGCGCGAGGGGGAGAGCGTGGTGCGGCGGCAGGTGCGTTACCGCACGGTCGGTGACATGTCCTGCACCGGCGCCGTCGACTCCACCGCGGCCACCGTCGCCGAGGTCATTGCCGAGATCACCGCCTCCCGTCTGACCGAGCGCGGCGCGAGCAGGGCCGACGACAGGCTCTCCGAAGCTGCCATGGAAGACCGTAAGCGCGAGGGGTACTTCTGA
- the cysC gene encoding adenylyl-sulfate kinase, producing MTTSHSFSHSFHPFCTCWPGATVWLTGLPSAGKTTIARALAVRLRDAGRRVEVLDGDENRAVLNADLGFSREDRYTNVQRVGLLAEVLARNGIVAVVPVIAPYADSREAVRKRHEASGTAYLEVHVATPLEVCAARDVKGLYARQAAGTLTGLTGVDDPYEAPVAPDLRIEAQVQTVEESAHAVLRLLHAKELA from the coding sequence ATGACCACCTCTCATTCCTTCTCGCACTCCTTCCACCCCTTCTGCACGTGCTGGCCGGGCGCCACCGTGTGGCTGACGGGCCTGCCGAGCGCGGGCAAGACGACCATCGCCCGGGCGCTGGCCGTACGGCTGCGCGACGCGGGGCGGCGGGTGGAGGTGCTCGACGGCGACGAGAACCGCGCGGTGCTCAACGCGGACCTGGGCTTCTCGCGCGAGGACCGGTACACCAACGTCCAGCGGGTCGGCCTGCTCGCCGAGGTGCTGGCCCGCAACGGCATCGTCGCCGTGGTGCCGGTCATCGCCCCCTACGCCGACAGCAGGGAGGCCGTGCGCAAACGCCACGAGGCCTCCGGCACCGCCTACCTGGAGGTGCACGTCGCCACCCCGCTGGAGGTGTGCGCGGCCCGCGACGTGAAGGGCCTGTACGCCCGGCAGGCGGCGGGCACGCTGACCGGCCTCACCGGCGTGGACGATCCGTACGAGGCCCCCGTCGCCCCGGACCTGCGGATCGAGGCGCAGGTGCAGACCGTCGAGGAGTCCGCGCACGCCGTGCTCCGGCTCCTGCACGCGAAGGAACTCGCATGA
- a CDS encoding sulfate adenylyltransferase subunit 1, with translation MTVTTSVTDTATSLLRFATAGSVDDGKSTLVGRLLHDSKSVLTDQLEAVAHASRDRGTGAPDLALLTDGLRAEREQGITIDVAYRYFATPRRRFILADTPGHVQYTRNMVTGASTARTAVVLVDARNGVVEQTRRHLAVAALLRVPYVLLAVNKMDLVGYTEAVFAAMAAEFTAYARELGVCQVTAVPVSALAGDNVVTPSAHMDWYGGPTVLEYLETVPVVTDPAAEPARFPVQYTIRPQTTTHPDYRGYAGRIASGVLRVGEPVTVLPSGRTSTIAAIDALGHSADIAWAPQSIILHLADDLDVSRGDLITPTTDTPHLTQDVEATVCHLADRPLLPGARVLLKHTTRTVRAFVKDISSRLTLEDLSQHPKPGRLNANDIGRVTLRTAEPLALDPYATSRHTGSFLLIDPTDGTTLAGGVAE, from the coding sequence CTGACCGTGACCACGTCTGTGACCGATACGGCGACGTCGCTGCTGCGGTTCGCCACCGCCGGCTCCGTCGATGACGGCAAATCCACCCTCGTCGGCCGCCTCCTGCACGACTCCAAATCCGTCCTGACCGACCAGCTCGAAGCCGTAGCCCACGCCTCCCGCGACCGCGGCACCGGCGCCCCCGACCTGGCCCTGCTGACCGACGGACTGCGCGCCGAGCGCGAGCAGGGCATCACCATCGACGTCGCCTACCGCTACTTCGCCACGCCCCGGCGCCGTTTCATCCTCGCCGACACCCCCGGCCACGTGCAGTACACCCGCAACATGGTCACCGGCGCTTCCACCGCCCGAACCGCCGTCGTCCTCGTCGACGCCCGCAACGGCGTGGTGGAGCAGACCCGCCGGCATCTCGCCGTAGCAGCGCTCCTGCGTGTCCCGTACGTCCTGCTGGCGGTCAACAAGATGGACCTCGTGGGTTACACGGAGGCCGTCTTCGCCGCCATGGCCGCCGAGTTCACCGCCTACGCGCGCGAGCTCGGTGTCTGCCAGGTGACGGCCGTCCCCGTCTCCGCGCTCGCCGGCGACAACGTCGTCACCCCCTCCGCGCACATGGACTGGTACGGCGGCCCCACCGTCCTGGAGTACCTGGAGACGGTGCCGGTCGTCACCGACCCGGCCGCCGAACCCGCACGCTTCCCCGTCCAGTACACGATCAGGCCGCAGACCACCACCCACCCCGACTACCGCGGCTACGCCGGCCGGATCGCTTCCGGCGTCCTGCGCGTCGGCGAGCCCGTCACCGTCCTGCCCTCGGGGCGCACTAGCACGATCGCCGCCATCGACGCACTCGGCCACAGCGCCGACATCGCCTGGGCGCCCCAGTCCATCATCCTCCACCTCGCTGATGACCTCGACGTCTCCCGCGGCGACCTCATCACCCCCACCACCGACACGCCCCACCTCACCCAAGACGTCGAGGCCACCGTCTGCCACCTCGCCGACCGGCCGCTCCTCCCCGGCGCCCGCGTCCTGCTCAAACACACCACCCGCACCGTCCGCGCCTTCGTCAAGGACATCTCCTCCCGCCTCACCCTCGAAGACCTCTCCCAGCACCCCAAGCCCGGCCGCCTCAACGCCAACGACATCGGCCGCGTCACGCTGCGCACCGCCGAGCCGCTCGCCCTCGACCCCTACGCCACCTCCCGCCACACCGGCTCCTTCCTCCTCATCGACCCCACCGACGGCACCACCCTGGCGGGCGGAGTGGCGGAGTGA